TTTGGGCGTCTCAATCTCCGCATTGCCCATTTTAAAGCCGTGGGTCAGCATCCCCTGCAAATCGATCAGCATACAGTTGAACATCGGAAAAAACGGAGCGTAATCCAAGTCATGATAGTGAATTTCGCCTTTATCATGCGCCTGCACCACATCATGCGGCAGAATATGCTGCTTGGCATATTGTCGGGCGACAATCCCCGCCAATAAATCACGCTGAGTCGGAATAACCCTGCTGTCTTTATTGGCATTTTCATTAAGAAGAGATAAATGACTTTGCTCGACCAGGCCCCGAATTTCCTGATCCAGCCGATCATGCCATGTACAACCGCTATTACCCTGACTCACGTCAACGTAGCGGTTATCCTGTTGCGTCACAACCATTTTCATAATCTGGCTCCTCGATAGGTTATCCACTGACAAAAATGACATGACTGTTCGTTTTTTGTGTTGATGTGGATAATCTTGTGCATAAATACTATATGTAGTGATTTTTACGTATTTAAACACAATATATAGATCATTTAAGCGAATATACCACTTAAAAAGTTGATCTCAGACAAAGAAAAGCAGGTTATCAGGAGAGGCAAACAAAACGCCCTGATACCGAAGTGATCAGGGCGGAGAGAAGGATAACTTAGCGACGAACGGCGATCGCTTCAATCTCGATTTTCACATCTTTTGGCAGACGGGCAACTTCAACGCATGAACGCGCAGGGAACGGCGCATCATGTTCAGCGAAAAACGCTTCGTAAGTGGCGTTCACGGCAGCAAAGTCATTCAAATCTTTGACAAACACCGTGGTTTTTACGATATCAGCCACTTTCAAGCCAGATTGTTCAATAATCGCTTTGACGTTTTCCAAAGATTGACGGGCTTGAGCCGTCACCTCGTCAGGGATCGCACCAGTTTTGGGATCAACCGGGATCTGGCCGGAAGTGATAACCATGCTGCCCAGATCAACACCCTGAACATAAGGGCCGATTGCGGCGGGTGCATTCTCGGTATGGATAGAACGTGACATTAGAAACTCCTGTTTGACGTCTGAATGGAAAAATTTTCTGGATCGCTATTATAGTGATCCACTGTCCCGCATCAATGGATACAGGACATGCTTGTCGATGGCTTAAGCGTTATCGATAACGGCTTGACGATCAAACTCTTTCTCACAATATTTACAGCGCAACATCACATCGTCTTTCGCTGACATAACGTAGAAGCTGCTGTTAACGGGTTCATTGTGACTGATGCAGTTACTGTTTGGGCAAACCAGAACGTTGTCGATTTGGTCTGGCAGATTGATAGGCATCTTTTTGACGACAACATAATTCTCAATGTTATTGATGGTGGCATGTGGTGCATACATGGCGAGCTGGTTTGCCTGTTGCGCTGTCAGAAAAGTATTTTCAATCTTAATCAGATCTTTTTTACCCAGTTGGTTGGAAGGCAGATTCAGGCCAATGGTAATGCGCTGGTCTGTTTCGGTGAGTTTGAACAGTGACAATAACTTAAAACCGACATGGGCGGGAATGTGATCGATAACCGTGCCGCATTTAATGGCTTCTACTTGTAGTTGATGGTCTTGGGTCATGTTGTGTCATAAATACCGTTTCGGTATTCCTCCTCCAGATATTAGGGGATCAAGGAAATCGACTTATTTTGTCACAGACGATTTGGCATTTCACCTGATTAGGTTTTGCATCTGAAAGGTGAATGTTGGCGATGAACAAGTGCAGCCAACCGCGCTGCAACTTGAAAAATCGAGAGAATAGTCATTAATAAATACATGAAGTGATAGATAACTCAGATGAAAAATCAATGATATTGAAACCAAAGCCTTTTGATACCTTAACGGTCTCTATACCTGGCAGCCATTGGAATACCACCGCGGGAGCAACAGAGGTTGTCATGGTATTATGATGACAAATACGTGAAGTGTGTGCGTGCCCGCTACCGATAAACTTAACCTTATATTTCTTACAAAGATCTAATAATGCTTTACCATTATTCAACATGCAGCTATCTACAATGGGTGTACCAACTGGAATAGCATGGTGATGCATAAATATAGCGATATTAACATCACTGTTTTTAACCATTTCTTCTTCTAATTCTGCTAAGTTATCTTTGGATATAAAACCAAAATCCTCACCTTCGACAACAGTATCGACTGAAATAATACGCCAGGTATTATTTTTATATTGACGGGAATGGATCATAAATTGATTTTTTTCTTCTGTGATCGCTATATTAAAGTTCTCCTTGAGATCATGATTACCCAGTATGGCGATATAAGCTGTTCTTAAGGACTCCATTTTTTGCAAAAAGTATTTGTATGCTTCGATATCACCATCATTTGCAATATCACCGGAAACGATAATTAACGCTATCTCGTTCAGGTTTTTTATTCTTAATATCTCTTCACAAACAAAATCAAAGTTTTCATAAGGATTTACATCAAATAATTTTTGATCTCGATTTCGGGTTAAATGTATATCCGATAAGTGAATCACTTTCATTTTTTATTACCTCCGAAAAGAAATGGATTGTATGATATTTCCATATCAAACAGCAGGAATTAATCATAATAAATGAAAAATAACCTAGATATCATTATGTTAATCGAAGAGCTAAATGAAAGTAACTTGCCAGTATGGATAGCATTGCGAGAACAGCTCTGGCCTCATCATGCAACAGCAGCCCACCAAGCTGATGGGGAAGAGATTATCTCCTCCAGCCAGTTGGTTTCATTTATTGTGCGAGATGAAGCGGGTAACGGACTGGGTTTTGCTGATGCCTCAGTCAGACATGACTATGTCAATGGTTGTAACAGTAGTCCGGTGGTTTTTCTGGAGGGGATCTTTGTTTCTTCAAGCCATAGAAAATGTGGGATAGCCAAGCTATTGGTAGACGAAGTGCAATCTTGGGGGAGGAAAAAAGGGTGTAAGGAACTCGCATCCGATACCGAATTGGATAATGTTCTGTCACAACAGGTGCACATTGGATTGGGATTCCAAGTGACTGAAAAGGTCGTTTTTTTCAAAAAAGAATTAAATTAATATTTTTAATAGATTATGGCGGTGATACAGATTTTTCTCCCAGAAAGAAAAAAACTTACCACCGAATAGAAACCTTATTCATCTTTTAGCCTCTGATAGCATATATTTGATCTCCATCACACTATTGTTCTGCAAAATGTCATCCATTAATACACTAACGTTACCTCGGTGGTCAGCCACCAATGAATGAATTCGGCGTTATGGGTTCACCTGCAAATCTGTGGCCAGAGCGTGTTGACCGCGGCATAAAAAATAGAGATTTTTATGAAATTCAAATCAAAAATAAAACCTTACCACGCGGCTGCGGGGGGTTGGGGTTCACTGGAGGCAACAACCCGCTTCGTCTTTGACAGTAAACAAGCCCTGAAAAATATGGTTAACCTGATGCGCATGAACAAGCCCAGAGGCTTCGATTGTCCCGGATGCGCATGGGGAGATGACAACAAAAGCCTGTTTAGTTTTTGTGAAAACGGCGCCAAGGCCGTGACTTGGGAAGCCACTCGCCGCTATGTTGATCGGGAATTCTTCGCCACTTACAGTGTGAGTCAACTTTACCGGCAAAGTGATTATTTCCTTGAATACCAAGGGCGAGTAGTGGAACCGATGAGCTATAACCCGCAGACGGATCATTATGAGCCGATCAGTTGGGATGAGGCTTTTACCCTGATTGCCCGCCATATTAAGTCGATGGATAATCCCAATCAGCTTGAACTGTACACGTCAGGGCGCGCCAGTAATGAGGCTTCATGGCTGTATCAACTTTTTGGCCGTCTGGTCGGCACAAATAACTTTCCTGATTGCTCCAATATGTGTCATGAAGCCAGTGGCAGCGGCATGCTAAAAAGTTTAGGCGTTGGGAAAGGGACAATTCGGCTGCAAGACTTTGATCACGCCGATGCCATTTTTGTCTTCGGCCAAAACCCCGGCACCAATCACCCACGCATGCTGCATAGCTTACGGCACGCGGCTGAACGGGGTGCACGTATCGTGACTTTTAACACGTTGCGTGAGCGCGGTTTGGAGCGTTTCGCTGATCCCCAAAAGCCGCTCGAAGTGATCACACCAAGGGCAGGGGAAATTAGCCATCGTTATTATCAGCCCAAACTTGGCGGAGATATGGCCGCGGTGCGTGGGATGGTTAAGGCTCTTTTGGAAACTCATAATCGTCTGCTGGCCGAAGGTCAATCAGGTATTTTTGATCTGGAATTCATCTCAACCTACACCGAAGGCGT
This genomic interval from Xenorhabdus doucetiae contains the following:
- the ridA gene encoding 2-iminobutanoate/2-iminopropanoate deaminase, with protein sequence MSRSIHTENAPAAIGPYVQGVDLGSMVITSGQIPVDPKTGAIPDEVTAQARQSLENVKAIIEQSGLKVADIVKTTVFVKDLNDFAAVNATYEAFFAEHDAPFPARSCVEVARLPKDVKIEIEAIAVRR
- the pyrI gene encoding aspartate carbamoyltransferase regulatory subunit, translating into MTQDHQLQVEAIKCGTVIDHIPAHVGFKLLSLFKLTETDQRITIGLNLPSNQLGKKDLIKIENTFLTAQQANQLAMYAPHATINNIENYVVVKKMPINLPDQIDNVLVCPNSNCISHNEPVNSSFYVMSAKDDVMLRCKYCEKEFDRQAVIDNA
- a CDS encoding metallophosphoesterase family protein, producing the protein MKVIHLSDIHLTRNRDQKLFDVNPYENFDFVCEEILRIKNLNEIALIIVSGDIANDGDIEAYKYFLQKMESLRTAYIAILGNHDLKENFNIAITEEKNQFMIHSRQYKNNTWRIISVDTVVEGEDFGFISKDNLAELEEEMVKNSDVNIAIFMHHHAIPVGTPIVDSCMLNNGKALLDLCKKYKVKFIGSGHAHTSRICHHNTMTTSVAPAVVFQWLPGIETVKVSKGFGFNIIDFSSELSITSCIY
- the aac(6') gene encoding aminoglycoside 6'-N-acetyltransferase, producing the protein MKNNLDIIMLIEELNESNLPVWIALREQLWPHHATAAHQADGEEIISSSQLVSFIVRDEAGNGLGFADASVRHDYVNGCNSSPVVFLEGIFVSSSHRKCGIAKLLVDEVQSWGRKKGCKELASDTELDNVLSQQVHIGLGFQVTEKVVFFKKELN